Proteins encoded by one window of Channa argus isolate prfri chromosome 1, Channa argus male v1.0, whole genome shotgun sequence:
- the si:dkeyp-121d4.3 gene encoding uncharacterized protein si:dkeyp-121d4.3 isoform X7, whose product MGRGGGPTRGRPPLVPPGDDGLPFDLRPPGWGPPPPGGWGPPPLDGWPPPPDEWGPPPPEGWGPPPPDGWGPPPPGGWGPRGLPPPGWGPRGPPPSGWGPHPDDWITPDDWRPPHPDDWRPPHPDDWRPPHPDDWRPPHPDDWRPPHPHDWRPAHPDDWGPDRPLHPHGWGHPGWGPEGPPEPWGPEHGPPGPVPPVAPPALPPPAMPPPAPVGIPPPDPAAFGSVAVPPVPPPGVVPPFGFPAFPPPGWTEEPVAEEPMPNPPPDQPEWIKALISAPSTESAPGETKKSSDESAAATKTPTADPVPAPKPKPKPDTTKIAKALGLLGKRTFEKPPPGRSTGIISFIGPTFGYIEREDLEKFTFSFDAFFGNPKAMTPGVRVHFTACKEKQNSLIATDVKVAPGGTENVDTDIYEAVVSQAIVEPQPGERQYPGQVHVTIGPLRTNLTFERKDSTVTLLKNDQVLINLLTDIVTEKRRATNIRPKIPATFNHTNETRVKGVIISLKDNEGVIKSDEEAELPFDVKENFSDVEFTTEDINEEVEFTVLMMRTGKRAIRIQRVKEPLLLTLCTAAAAAAAVVSTTDDPKTKSNTSDEEDSSPLHQPRAKNKAKLDLGATMRLDPELYEGIVSQPIIEPTATLPGYPGQIHANIGPVRTNVTFDHRDCDVTLLKNDHVLINLLVDIVTRKRRAANIKPKIPFTFSYTKEKREMGIITCLGPEEGIVNSEEHGELPFDVCENFSDTEFASSDIHKEVEFTTTMVKSKKRAIRLRRTKRFEDKILEEQKKREEEEKKKKREEEEKRRQEEQERKQFEQEERKKKEEEEKEAERKKKEEVAVALSAARDKWTPFGFILRDPNSLDDISKERFEGTVLRAISKYPRKEIKKEPDQKKGGSTGAGQMLFGQVKIKVEKMDEDEKEAADPKGGEVGRLELKKEEEEMKKDDGGGAATKTEPEMGRLVMTIDGQQKQLSFGPKDLMTTATMLDGDKVRFNIATHRETKEERATFVEILPDSFEESTEQRRHGIVIEFSEDSGLIKCSQNPQLYFHMSEVIEKKKLELNEKVEFSVVPHETAEGGNQAIRIKRYTESVFLPVRKLGGVGANKGKVKRTMTIKLTKPSEDTEKEKPETDKLKAVVKNLRSQDNKTSIGRRDCSVTRRRYGRSSSRSRSRSLSRSRARSRSKSRSRSPPRDQFGRVIKRRRSISIEKERKNCRYKRSRDHSHRHTRSRSRSRSRSPSQSKSSSRSRSRSRERSKDRNRKRKSKISRDCEESLKRRRELSPLPRRGGIMDDELARKKRELEELNEMIAYKKSLVDIDPRGLDPGQRTCIDYDHGRIAVPLTEYKPVRSILKKRTEGPEYHHRPYDDPYYDRPYSPYHDRRYSDRYSDPYTSRPYADLPYGDRPYESHLYGEPRYVGPSSTRRYTDRYDVYDEPYDDRYCDPAYGDRPYDDPYCPVKQSHTPEPHGSSPSSQSSHVPTSTQPPLTHATATISSQPPFRPPSPIESPPKSPSPKLKNTPHQSPPAEKPPLDRFLDMLNKKVDAEKKSEPIVNDDLLPHERALQDGRGFSRIVGLAQEQLSSSLTIEGKNKPLSPNQCSVERTCEEPKSTTEPYDKIQSLLRTIGLKLSTGDISKLASRAQEKIYSPKSSSTERDILSSPREELQTSRTGSIESDHIHSPSPARSSSLEPLSIHKAVSQYEGFLDPQELETLKKAQQLQSLTKNMAGTPLTVPPPKPPPGPPPTHYQHPLPPDNWPLGVPTQIPPAQSSTTPNMGTPAPVQPPQRFGPLGPPPGPPPGPPPRRPGQPPTGLHPGPLSQHPSGQPPFTPPSSPSVLPFIGQSPTVQPPSCSGVLQASTAAVTITPALSPPVTSGSASVDQTAISTTVARCLKVIETVKSLAVQPPAKPVKSVQFSLPMESPSVSSLLVETDDDVKTKQKEKLDLYNQKIMEKREQQFQEMLARKKQGERSKDGTLLSPDCCGNGAQDDSRTQQVN is encoded by the exons ATGGGGCGAGGAGGGGGTCCGACGAGGGGCCGACCTCCACTTGTGCCGCCGGGTGATGACGGACTTCCATTTGACTTACGACCACCGGGATGGGGCCCACCTCCGCCTGGAGGCTGGGGCCCTCCGCCTCTTGATGGATGGCCTCCGCCGCCGGATGAATGGGGGCCTCCACCCCCCGAGGGATGGGGTCCTCCGCCACCTGATGGCTGGGGGCCACCACCTCCTGGTGGATGGGGACCAAGAGGACTTCCGCCCCCTGGTTGGGGACCTAGAGGACCACCACCGTCAGGATGGGGGCCTCATCCCGATGACTGGATTACTCCAGACGACTGGAGACCCCCACACCCCGATGACTGGAGACCCCCACACCCCGATGACTGGAGACCCCCACACCCCGATGACTGGAGACCCCCACACCCTGACGATTGGAGACCCCCACACCCACACGATTGGAGACCTGCACATCCCGATGACTGGGGACCCGACAGGCCTCTCCACCCTCATGGTTGGGGACATCCGGGCTGGGGTCCAGAAGGACCACCTGAGCCGTGGGGACCCGAGCACGGTCCACCCGGACCAGTACCACCTGTAGCACCGCCAGCCCTGCCCCCACCGGCCATGCCCCCACCTGCTCCTGTGGGAATTCCTCCTCCAGACCCTGCAGCCTTCGGATCGGTGGCCGTACCTCCAGTTCCCCCTCCAGGTGTAGTCCCTCCATTCGGGTTCCCGGCCTTCCCTCCACCTGGCTGGACCGAAGAG CCTGTTGCAGAGGAACCTATGCCGAACCCACCCCCAGATCAGCCCGAGTGG ATCAAAGCCCTGATTTCAGCTCCGAGCACGGAGTCAGCTCCAGGTGAGACTAAAAAATCTTCGGATGAGTCGGCTGCTGCCACCAAAACACCTACTGCAGACCCCGTCCCTGCTCCGAAACCTAAACCCAAACCTGACACCACCAAGATTGCCAAAGCTCTTGGGTTGCTGGGAAAACGCACATTTGAAAA GCCTCCTCCAGGGCGGTCAACGGGGATCATCTCATTCATTGGG CCAACATTTGGCTACATTGAGAGAGAAGATCTGGAGAAGTTTACCTTTAGCTTCGATGCCTTCTTTGGAAATCCCAAAGCCATGACTCCTGGGGTCAGAGTTCACTTCACCGCCTGCAAGGAGAAG CAGAACAGTCTGATTGCAACGGATGTGAAGGTGGCTCCAGGTGGAACTGAGAATGTGGACACAGATATTTACGAGGCTGTGGTTAGCCAGGCCATTGTGGAGCCTCAG CCTGGGGAGCGTCAGTACCCGGGTCAGGTTCATGTGACCATCGGGCCACTGAGGACCAACCTGACATTTGAGAGGAAGGACAGCACTGTTACACTCCTGAAGAATGATCAGGTGCTCATCAACCTGCTAACTGACATCGtcacagagaaaaggagagcCACCAACATCAGACCCAAAATCCCTGCAACTTTCAACCACACCAACGAAACCAGAGTGAAG GGTGTCATCATCAGCCTGAAAGACAACGAAGGTGTTATCAAGTCTGACGAAGAGGCCGAGCTTCCCTTCGACGTCAAAGAAAACTTTAGCGACGTCGAGTTCACCACTGAGGACATCAACGAGGAGGTCGAGTTCACTGTTCTCATG ATGAGGACAGGAAAGCGGGCAATCAGGATTCAGCGAGTGAAGGAACCTCTCCTCCTGACGCTCTGCACCGccgctgcagctgcagctgccgTTGTATCCACCACTGATGATCCTAAGACCAAAAGCAACACCAGCGATGAGGAGGACAGCTCCCCATTGCACCAGCCCAGAGCAAAGAACAAAGCCAAGCTGGACTTGGGGGCCACCATGAGACTGGACCCGGAGCTGTACGAGGGCATTGTAAGCCAGCCCATCATCGAACCCACG GCGACCTTGCCTGGTTACCCGGGTCAGATCCATGCCAACATCGGCCCTGTCAGGACCAACGTAACTTTTGACCACCGAGACTGTGATGTGACACTGCTGAAGAATGATCATGTGTTGATCAACCTGCTTGTGGATATCGTAACAAGGAAGAGGAGAGCAGCCAACATTAAACCTAAAATCCCCTTCACCTTCAGCTACactaaagagaagagagaaatg GGCATCATCACCTGTCTGGGTCCAGAAGAAGGCATTGTCAACTCTGAGGAGCATGGCGAGCTTCCCTTTGACGTCTGCGAAAACTTCAGCGACACAGAGTTTGCCTCTAGTGACATCCACAAGGAGGTGGAGTTCACTACAACCATG GTGAAGTCAAAGAAGAGAGCAATCAGGCTGAGACGGACAAAGAGGTTCGAGGACAAAATCCTGGAGGAGCAGAAGAAacgggaggaggaagagaagaagaagaagcgggaggaggaggaaaagaggagacaggaggagcaggagaggaAGCAATTCgagcaggaggagaggaagaaaaaagaagaggaggaaaaggaggcagagagaaagaagaaggaagagGTGGCAGTGGCGCTGTCAGCGGCTAGAGACAAG TGGACCCCATTTGGCTTCATATTAAGAGACCCCAACTCACTGGATGACATCAGCAAGGAGCGATTTGAAGGCACCGTCCTCAGAGCCATCTCCAAATATCCTCGTAAGGAGATCAAGAAGGAGCCGGATCAGAAGAAAGGAGGTTCCACAGGGGCTGGACAGATGCTCTTTGGGCAG GTCAAAATTAAAGTAGAGAAAATGGATGAAGATGAGAAAGAAGCAGCAGATCCTAAGGGAGGAGAGGTGGGAAGGTTAGAGctgaaaaaggaggaggaggaaatgaagAAGGATGATGGGGGTGGAGCTGCAACCAAAACAGAGCCAGAGATGGGTCGATTGGTGATGACCATTGACGGTCAACAGAAACAACTTTCTTTTGGTCCTAAAGACCTGATGACCACGGCCACCATGCTGGATGGAGACAAG GTGCGCTTCAATATCGCCACGCATCGGGAGACGAAAGAGGAACGAGCAACGTTTGTTGAAATTCTGCCTGACTCCTTCGAAGAGTCTACAGAACAACGTAGACAT GGCATTGTAATTGAGTTCTCTGAGGACTCAGGGCTCATTAAGTGTTCTCAGAACCCTCAGCTCTACTTCCACATGTCAGAGGTTATCGAGAAGAAGAAACTGGAGCTGAACGAGAAGGTCGAATTTAGCGTTGTCCCT CACGAAACAGCAGAAGGGGGGAACCAGGCCATCAGAATTAAACGTTACACAGAGAGCGTTTTCCTCCCTGTTCGGAAACTTGGAGGTGTCGGGGCAAACAAGGGAAAGGTAAAGAGGACT ATGACCATCAAGCTGACAAAGCCTTCAGAAGACACTGA gaAGGAAAAACCAGAGACAGACAAGCTGAAGGCAGTGGTGAAAAATCTTAGATCCCAGGACAACAAGACCAGTATTGGCAGACGGGATTGCAGTGTGACTCGACGCAGATACGGCCGCAGCAGTAGCAGAAGTAGGAGCAGGAGTCTAAGTAGGAGTAGGGCTAGGAGTAGGAGTAAAAGCAGGAGCAGAAGTCCACCCAGAGACCAGTTTGGGCGTGTCATCAAAAGGAGGCGTAGCATCAGCATTGAGAAAGAGCGTAAAAACTGCAGGTACAAGCGAAGTCGAGatcactcacacagacacaccagaAGCCGCAGCAGGAGTCGCAGCCGAAGCCCCAGCCAAAGCAAGAGCTCCAGCAGGAGCCGCAGCAGGAGTAGGGAAAGGAGCAaggacaggaacaggaagaggaagagtaAAATCAGCAGAGACTGTGAAGAAAGTCTCAAGAGGAGGAGGGAACTGAGCCCTCTTCCCAGACGTGGCGGAATAATGGATGATGAGCTTGCAAGAAAGAAGCGAGAGCTTGAGGAGCTAAATGAGATGATTGCCTACAAAAAGTCACTGGTAGACATTGACCCTCGAGGACTTGACCCTGGACAGAGGACCTGCATAGACTATGACCATGGTAGGATTGCTGTACCACTCACAGAGTACAAACCAGTCCGGTCCATCCTGAAGAAACGAACTGAGGGACCAGAGTACCACCATCGTCCTTATGACGATCCTTATTATGACCGCCCGTACAGTCCTTATCACGATCGGCGATACAGTGACCGCTACAGTGATCCATACACCAGCCGTCCCTATGCTGATCTTCCTTATGGTGACCGTCCTTATGAAAGCCATCTCTATGGTGAACCTCGCTATGTTGGCCCATCTTCCACCCGTCGTTACACTGATCGCTACGATGTGTATGATGAACCCTATGACGACCGTTACTGTGACCCAGCATATGGGGACAGACCATATGATGATCCATATTGTCCTGTAAAACAAAGCCATACCCCTGAACCCCATGGTTCCTCACCTTCTTCACAATCAAGCCATGTTCCTACATCTACCCAACCTCCTTTGACACATGCTACTGCCACTATATCTTCTCAACCTCCTTTCAGACCTCCTTCTCCTATTGAATCACCTCCTAAAAGCCCTTCTCCCAAACTTAAGAACACACCACATCAGTCCCCTCCAGCTGAGAAACCACCCTTGGATCGTTTCCTTGACATGCTTAATAAAAAAGtagatgctgaaaaaaaatctgaaccgATTGTTAATGATGACCTTCTGCCTCATGAGAGGGCACTTCAAGATGGTAGAGGCTTCTCTCGGATTGTAGGATTGGCTCAGGAGCAACTCAGCAGCAGTCTAACTATTGAAGGGAAAAATAAACCACTAAGCCCTAACCAGTGCTCAGTAGAGAGAACATGTGAGGAACCAAAGAGCACAACAGAACCATATGACAAGATCCAGAGTCTACTCCGTACAATTGGCCTGAAACTGAGTACAGGAGATATATCAAAACTGGCAAGCCGGGCCCAAGAAAAAATCTATAGTCCAAAATCCTCTTCCACAGAAAGAGATATTTTGTCATCTCCAAGAGAAGAACTGCAAACAAGTAGAACTGGTTCAATAGAATCAGATCACATTCATTCCCCCTCCCCTGCCAGGTCCTCCAGCTTGGAGCCCCTCAGTATACATAAAGCTGTCTCACAGTATGAAGGATTCCTGGATCCACAGGAGTTGGAGACACTAAAGAAGGCGCAACAGCTGCAAAGTCTTACCAAAAATATGGCAGGTACTCCATTAACTGTTCCTCCTCCGAAACCCCCTCCTGGTCCTCCACCTACTCACTACCAACATCCACTTCCACCAGACAACTGGCCACTCGGTGTCCCCACCCAAATTCCGCCAGCACAGAGCTCAACGACCCCCAATATGGGCACTCCAGCACCTGTTCAACCACCTCAGCGATTTGGACCCCTGGGACCTCCACCTGGTCCGCCTCCTGGGCCTCCTCCACGGCGTCCTGGACAGCCTCCTACAGGCCTTCATCCCGGTCCTCTATCCCAACACCCTTCTGGACAGCCTCCTTTCACTCCACCATCTAGTCCCTCAGTCTTACCTTTTATTGGTCAGTCTCCTACAGTTCAGCCTCCAAGCTGTTCTGGTGTTTTGCAGGCTTCAACTGCTGCAGTGACGATAACCCCAGCTTTATCACCACCAGTAACATCAGGTTCTGCAAGTGTTGACCAAACAGCAATATCTACAACTGTGGCCAGATGCCTTAAGGTCATAGAGACGGTGAAATCACTGGCTGTGCAACCACCAGCTAAACCAGTTAAATCAGTCCAGTTTAGTTTACCCATGGAGTCTCCATCAGTATCCAGTCTTTTAGTAGAGACAGACGACGACGTAAAGACCAAGCAGAAGGAGAAG TTGGATTTGTATAACCAGAAGATCATGGAAAAAAGGGAGCAGCAGTTCCAGGAAATGTTAGCCCGCAAGAAACAAGGAGAAAGGAGCAAGGATGGCACACTACTCTCCCCAG